A window of the Sabethes cyaneus chromosome 1, idSabCyanKW18_F2, whole genome shotgun sequence genome harbors these coding sequences:
- the LOC128745156 gene encoding uncharacterized protein LOC128745156, giving the protein MQNSIALVLFAIYFHSTTETTTKCSHSIVFEKILGLRPVPERNSLNDEKPVLPLYAASKSSDETVNVKCARLCRDDPACTGYLLVFSQNTCYGYTTNRSTVTRNRYDYIDEGGSHQLVPDANVAFFVKSCLDAPIKCVNSKLFPIVAIAGASLVGQNFIQLPKLVTRDECINGCLREQRFACRSARFVHSVRNNRQRLQRKSERTQLGQCYLSKANKFTNPESFGYGWENEEYLENQCHEMQRGEAACSFEQNRDTAFVYADDSMIVSDERSCSERCLHEDRFACLGYTYHNSTRGSPICSLHSDDLTSLGPKATQVINGSLYARRVQCLTIDAQCQSVTIKVNFDPSPGFHGKMYLNTPQVNCSLQSTNRTARVLEIVTGNEIAESRCGIRRAFIKENMFSFLIFAYVYIQQDPAVRTQSDRVLKIGCIHHSDSSNTTTLMRNMPMKPTVDFIPHRQSLSFGSTELNNGTDKVTKHVTVKLIDVETQAEVFEATVGQLIEMQVISVNHDYDLMPYDLVAHSGGETVRLLDDKGCPLNRRIFNGFQRQKSTAALKLRARFHAFMLPDSTTLNFRLAIKFCYKSCPKVVCFYQ; this is encoded by the exons ATGCAAAATTCCATAGCTCTGGTGCTCTTTGCCATTTACTTTCACTCCACGACAG AAACGACAACAAAGTGTTCCCATAGTATTGTATTCGAAAAAATCCTTGGGTTACGCCCCGTACCGGAACGCAACAGCCTTAATGATGAGAAACCCGTACTTCCGTTGTATGCTGCCAGCAAGTCTAGCGACGAAACCGTCAACGTAAAGTGTGCGCGGCTCTGCCGTGATGATCCAGCCTGCACGGGCTATCTGCTGGTGTTTAGCCAGAACACATGCTATGGGTACACAACCAATCGGTCCACCGTAACTCGGAATCGCTACGACTACATCGACGAGGGTGGTAGCCACCAATTAGTGCCCGATGCTAACGTTGCCTTTTTTGTGAAAAGCTGTTTGGACG CTCCAATAAAATGCGTCAACAGTAAGCTTTTTCCGATCGTGGCTATCGCTGGTGCCAGCTTGGTAGGACAAAACTTCATCCAGCTTCCAAAGTTGGTAACACGGGACGAATGCATCAACGGGTGTCTGCGAGAGCAGCGCTTTGCTTGTCGATCGGCACGGTTTGTCCATTCCGTTCGAAACAACCGGCAGCGACTGCAGCGGAAATCCGAACGGACACAGCTCGGGCAGTGTTACCTCAGCAAAGCCAATAAATTTACAAACCCAGAATCGTTTGGGTACGGGTGGGAAAATGAAGAGTACCTGGAAAATCAATGTCATGAAATGCAACGCGGCGAAGCGGCGTGCTCATTCGAGCAGAATCGTGACACTGCATTCGTGTACGCCGATGACTCGATGATCGTATCGGACGAACGAAGTTGTAGCGAGCGATGCTTACATGAAGATCGTTTCGCCTGCTTAGGTTACACGTATCATAACTCCACGAGAGGATCGCCAATATGTTCCCTGCACTCGGACGATCTTACTTCGCTGGGTCCCAAAGCCACCCAGGTAATAAACGGTTCCCTGTATGCCCGGAGGGTACAATGTTTAACGATCGACGCTCAGTGTCAAAGTGTTACGATCAAAGTGAATTTCGATCCTTCGCCTGGGTTCCACGGAAAAATGTATCTCAACACACCGCAGGTCAATTGCAGTTTGCAATCAACAAACAGAACAGCGCGAGTTTTGGAAATTGTAACCGGAAATGAGATCGCCGAATCTCGCTGCGGAATTAGGAGGGCATTTATCAAGGAAAACATGTTCAG TTTTCTGATATTCGCCTACGTCTACATCCAACAGGATCCAGCTGTTCGGACGCAGTCCGACCGAGTTCTGAAAATCGGCTGCATCCATCATTCCGATTCGTCCAACACAACCACACTGATGCGCAACATGCCCATGAAACCGACGGTGGACTTCATTCCCCATCGGCAATCGCTCAGTTTCGGGTCGACGGAGCTGAACAATGGAACGGACAAAGTCACGAAGCACGTCACCGTCAAACTGATCGACGTCGAAACGCAGGCCGAAGTTTTCGAGGCGACCGTCGGCCAACTGATCGAAATGCAAGTCATATCCGTGAATCATGATTATGACTTGATGCCCTACGATCTGGTGGCCCACTCTGGCGGCGAAACCGTCCGACTGTTGGACGACAAGGGCTGTCCGCTGAATAGAAGAATCTTCAACGGATTTCAGCGGCAAAAGTCAACCGCGGCACTCAAACTGCGGGCCCGATTTCACGCGTTTATGCTTCCCGATTCGACGACGCTGAACTTTCGACTCGCgatcaaattttgttacaaatcTTGTCCCAAAGTAGTGTGtttttatcaataa
- the LOC128745109 gene encoding guanine deaminase, whose product MAKVFFGQIIHSKCLDNLELITDGFVAVKNGKITSVGAKSEFELLPEKESYEVVNLTETQFLLPGFIDCHIHAPQIPNIGLGLDKDLLGWLNAYTFPLESQYKDAGFAEQVYRTVVRDTLASGTTCACYFATIYNNSNKVLTEEIIRQGQRAFVGKVSSNRCCPDFYIESGTDASVKDNIEFIEYVLAKNNERVKPIITPRFAISCDMELMKKLAELAERYKLNIQSHISENLGELDAVKEFFPKNKHYSDVYDEANLLTNRCVMAHGVHLEDDELQVLASRGTSVAHCPLSNTCLGSGMCDAKRLLAAQVKVGLGTDVSGGNRIAMNEVIRAALGVSHHLNVMKKQNVKGTGSVEPTKDHTDYVPLDYKQAVYLATLGGAEALAIADKVGNFLPGKEFDALLVDTSVYPINRYQLPSALTEKKSSEDNLLELLQKFVYVGDDRNIAGVFVSGQKVK is encoded by the exons ATGGCAAAAGTATTTTTCGGACAAATAATTCACTCCAAATGTTTAGACAATTTGGAACTGATTACAGATGGTTTCGTCGCAGTTAAGAAtggaaaa ATCACATCAGTTGGAGCTAAGTCGGAGTTTGAATTGCTTCCGGAAAAGGAGTCGTACGAAGTGGTTAATCTAACTGAGACGCAGTTTTTGCTGCCCGGTTTTATCGACTGTCACATTCATGCGCCTCAGATACCCAACATCGGGCTGGGTTTGGACAAGGACCTGCTGGGCTGGTTAAATGCCTATACCTTTCCCTTGGAGTCTCAGTACAAGGATGCCGGATTCGCTGAACAGGTTTATCGTACCGTAGTGCGCGATACGCTCGCTAGTGGCACAACTTGCGCGTGCTATTTCGCCACGAtctacaacaacagcaacaaggtGCTGACAGAGGAGATAATTCGGCAGGGACAGCGTGCTTTCGTCGGTAAGGTTTCATCGAACAGATGCTGTCCGGATTTTTACAT TGAAAGTGGAACTGATGCCTCGGTGAAAGATAACATTGAGTTTATCGAATACGTGCTTGCCAAAAATAATGAACGAGTTAAGCCCATAATTACACCACGTTTTGCCATAAGCTGCGATATGGAATTGATGAAAAAACTAGCTGAACTGGCGGAACGATACAAGTTGAACATACAGTCCCACATTTCGGAAAACTTGGGAGAATTAGATGCTGTTAAAGAGTTTTTCCCGAAAAACAAGCATTATTCCGATGTCTACGATGAGGCTAATCTGTTGACCAATCGCTGCGTAATGGCCCACGGAGTTCACCTGGAAGATGATGAACTGCAGGTGCTGGCCAGCCGGGGGACATCGGTTGCGCACTGTCCCCTGTCGAACACCTGTCTCGGATCGGGAATGTGCGATGCGAAACGATTGCTAGCCGCCCAGGTTAAGGTCGGTCTTGGGACGGATGTTTCCGGAGGAAATCGTATCGCAATGAATGAAGTTATCAGGGCCGCCTTGGGTGTGTCGCATCACTTGAATGTTATGAAGAAGCAGAACGTGAAGGGTACGGGAAGCGTTGAACCGACCAAGGACCATACGGATTACGTTCCGTTGGACTACAAGCAAGCGGTCTATTTGGCCACACTGGGTGGAGCTGAAG CATTGGCCATCGCGGACAAGGTTGGAAACTTTCTACCCGGAAAGGAGTTCGATGCACTGCTGGTCGACACTTCAGTGTATCCAATCAATCGCTACCAGCTTCCTTCGGCACTAACCGAAAAGAAATCCTCCGAAGATAACCTACTAGAATTGCTGCAAAAGTTTGTCTATGTGGGAGATGATCGCAACATAGCGGGTGTGTTTGTTTCGGGTCAAAAAGTCAAGTAA